The Diceros bicornis minor isolate mBicDic1 chromosome 19, mDicBic1.mat.cur, whole genome shotgun sequence genome contains the following window.
TAGGTGGCAGGGCAAGAGGGAAGATAAAAGGGGCTAAGCTGTGTCTGCATTCGATCCCCTCACATAAAGCCACATGGATCTGAGGAGTCATCCAAGAGCTCTGGTGGGGTCCTTGTTGCACCTAAGACATTATGAGTCAGAGCAAATTGATCAGGGTTCCAGGCGGGGTCTGGGGAGCAGGCATACTCCAAAACAGCAGCAAACTGCATTCATACACACGTGGTACCCTGCTGGGGCCAGACTGGCAAAGGCTGAATAGTGACACCCAGCTTGAAGAGAGCACTCAGACAGATTGGGGAATTACTGGAAGTTGCCCTTTGTTATAATTGGGACTCACTCTAAAAACAGGAGTCCCTCTGACATACTCAGTTTTGGCAAAGTGCTGGTAGTATTGACATTAATTAATACAAACTGGAACAAACTTCTCCAGGGTCTCTGAAAACATCAGTCAAGACAGACTCTCTAACCCCCTCCTGTCTAAGGTTGCATAGGACTTTGTGAATTCTGGTTCCCTCATGTATTCAAGTTCTGTGGTTTAAAATAAATCCTGAAGCATGCTAAAGGTGAAAGGCACATACACAGTCAATACAGTATGATGAGGTCTGATGCTTCAGGAGTCAGACTAGCTGGAGACTGAGTAGTGTTGGTTCTGAGAAATCTATACACAATTAAAATATTGCCACACTCAGTGCTACAGAATCTATAGGAAAGTACAAAAACAGATGAGCCTTGCAACTAGCCAGGTGATGAGATTGGAGAGTTCTAGAACTACAGGAGCCTCTAGAAATATGGGTAAGGGAGGGGCCTTCTGAAATTTGAGCCGAATGCCCTATATCTCACTCTTCCCCCACCAGAAAGATCATGGGCACTGCCCAGGACTGAGCCTAGGCCCCAGCTGGCAGCGAAGGAGTAGGCAGGAAGAATTGGAGGGAGTTTCAGCTTTTGGAAGTGCTGAAGACCCTAAGCTGGCTGTGAAGTGACCAAGGGGCAGCTGGAAGAATAAAAGTGACTAGGTCCTAGCTGAAGGAGAACCTTAGGGAGAGGACAAGGTTGTCAGCTACGGGGGCCCTAGTGGACTGGCATGGGGACTTTGATCTGCTTTTAGTGTAAATCTGGCTTACTCCCTTGGATAGGAGACTCCAACAGGGcttcctctctccccatcccagcaTTCATGGGGCTACTCCCTCCCTTGCCCACACACCCCACATGAGGCTTGGGGCTATAGGGTCAGGGAGGGCAGCTGCCTTTACCCTCATGGGATTGCAGAGTTTTCTCCAAGCCTCAGCTTGGCTGTGAGGCCTGGAAACCTGGACTTGGGGTAAGGGGGAAGACCTATGTTAGTATGTAACAGGAAATCTTAAAAGTTTCAAGGAAGAAAGAGCACACACTAGAAAAAGACAgttagaaagaggaaaaagcaatTCGGGGCATCCCAGGAGGCTGTTGCTGGTGTCTGAGCCCAAAATTCAGTCTCACCACAAGAAAGGGAAAGCTGGCTGCCCCTGTCCCCTCTGTCTCACCCAGGGATTCAGGTTCCCTTCTCCAGGTACTTACtggaagagaaggggaggggaaCGATAAGGTACCCATTTCTCCCACAGCCTAGAAAGGAAGAGAGCCCAGGGGGACAAAATGAGGAGAGGCCCCCTGAAGGCCCTGAACCTGGATATGGACTATTTGGGACAGTGGGGCTCCAGGCCTCCTACCCAGGAATGTTTATTAGCCATCCTGGGCAGGGTGGGAAATACAAGGCCAGAGGCAAGATGAAGGCTGAGCTGTCAGTCTCGGGATGGCTTCACCCCCACAGCATCATTCCTCTACATTCTTATTCTGGGGTATGCACATCCCCTGCCTAGAAGCCCTCTGACCTGCATCTCTCCTAAGCTAGTTCTAGCACCTTGGGCATGTGAACAGATGGCTGGGATAGCAGGGCCTTGCCCAGCCTCTACTCCTGAGATGACATGTTGGGATAGGGCGGCAAGGTACTAACTAAGCCCTTCAGACTTGGGGGCCTGCAGAAGGTTGGGTTTCAGGAAGAGATTTGGGAGGTAGAATTATAGGAAAGGGAAGTGGGGGAAAACTCCAGGCTTTAGCCTGAGAGCAGGGCTTGGCATCTCAGAGCAAGCACAGTGCAAGCTCCCATGGTGCCCTGTTCCCTACAGCATCTCAACCTGTCTTGTCCTGTCTACATCTCGGGTAGGCTGCCTCTTTCCCTTGATTCCTTCCACCTTCCCTCTCTAACTCACATCTCACAGTCATCTTCCACATACTTTACCTTTCCATGCCTAAGCAACTCCAAGGAGCCCAGCCcccaggggagagggaagggggagacTAAAGGCAGAACCCTTTAGTCTGAGTGCTCCCCCCCACCCATCCATTTGGGAGGGAATTACTGGGAATGAATAATAAGGGAGCAGGAATGAGTGTAGTGCCAAACATGAGATAGGGTGAGGCTCATAAAGTGGGAGTTGAAGGTGGGGAAGGAGCCATATTTGGGACTggaagaagagactctcagaaacaGGAGTGGGCCAGAGGTAGAGGACTGGAGGGCAAGGATGAAGGGGAATGTCAGGGCAGAGATCGGGATGCAGGGGAAATGGAGGATTAGATGCTGGATATGGTGgccggaggagggagggggaagggcgCGAGGGGGTTCAGAGGCGGATTAGAGGATCAGAGATGGGGAAATTtagggagaggggggaggggggctATCACCCCACCTCACACACTTAAGAAGGAGGGAGGTTGTGGTGTCCAGCCTGAGGCGGGCCTCGGGCGCCCCTCGAGCAGCACACCGGCTGCGGCGGAGGGGCCCGACAGGGGTCAGGTGTCGGCGAGGGGTTTGTGGTGCGGCCAGCGGACGCTCAGTAGTTGAACTGGCGCTGGCACGGCTGGTAGACGAAGCTGCCCTGGTGCTTGGGCCGGCGCGGACGGCTCTCGCGGGCGCGGTTCTGCCGTTGCACCACCTTGGCGCTCAACGCGTGGCGCTCGGCCCGCTGCCGGGCCCGCTGCAGCCGCCGCGCCTGGCCCGCCTTCTCCAGCAGTGCAGCCCGCGCCGGCAGAGGGGCGGCAGCGTGGTGCAGGGCCCGGGGCTCGCGGCGCGCGGGCGCCAACTCCCTGCGGGGACAGAGCAGGGCTCGGTTAGGGCCGGAAAAGTCAGGGGGCGGAGCTGACTTCATAGTGGGGTTCCCAATGCTCTTTGTTGTAGCCCCTGTGACAGATAAACCGGATCCCTGGGAAGGCTCAGCTCCAACCTCTAATTTAGCTCATGTCTTCTGTACAAGCCTCTAGAAACCCCACCCCGGGAAACTCGGGCTTCACTCCTCCAGCCTCCAAACCCATCCCAAGCCTCTTAGCTGCGTCTCTCCCAAGCCCCGCCCCAGCCACGAAGCCACGCCTCTCACTATCTCAAAGACCTGCCCCATTGCCCTCAGTCCCCCTCCTAGCCTCGTCCGGGGCCATAGGCCCGCCCTTTGCCACTAAGACACGCCCCTAAGGGTCCCGCCCCCTCAGtgttgggctggcccctgggctcgCTCCTCCAGCCTCCTGGCCTGGACCCTTGCCTCCGAGATACCGAGATACCGCCTCTCTAGGCCTCCAGGCTCCGCCCCCGGCCCGCTCACCCATCGCTAAGGTCACCGTCAGGCAGGGCAGCGTCGGGGTGCGGGGAAGGGGGCCCAGGTTCCAGCACTATGGTGCTGCCGGTGACGTAAACGGACATGCTGGGGTGCTCGATGAGGAGGTCCTCCAGGGGGCTGCTCTGGAGGCGGGCGGGCCCGAGTCCCGGCCCCTCTGCAGTAAAACAGGCGGGAGGGGTAACAAACCAGCTCTCGTCCATCAAGGAGGGCGCGGGCGGAGGGCGGCCTGCGGGGGCAGGGGCGGCCCCGGGGCTGGGTGGAGCCGCGTAGCTATCTATGGGGCGCGGGAGGGGGAGCCATGCGGAGGAGGGGGCGCAGCGgggaaggacacacacacacaccggacACAGGGGAGCGGGGAGAGAAAGGGTATCGTTAGTCAGACTCGCAGCCCTGCCCGCCGCGCCCACGGGGCACCCACAGGCCAGGAGTCTCGACCTGCTGCCTTAGGGCATGTGAGGTGTGGGTCCCAACACTGCGCCGCCCGGAGATCCCCCGGCTTGCATGGGATGAGGCCCTGTTACTCCACCTCCAGTGTCACTGCCTCAGCCCCAGTTTGCCCAGTAGGCCTGGGGGAACTCCCCAATCCCCTAACGGCTCCCTTCCACTCTGCTGCTAGGCCACCTGCCCTTACGAAGACTTCACAGGCCCAGGAGTCAGACTCCTGGCCACCGACTCGGGCCTCACCCGGCAGATCAATGATGAGCCAGCCATCCACTTCATCCTCCTCAGAGACGTAGGCTCGGGGGCAGTCGGGGTCCTCAGTGGGCGGGGGGTTGCTGAAGAAGAGGCTGGTGAGACGCTGGAACATGGTGGGGGAGTGAAGCCGCCTCAGGGGGGCGCCCTATGGCAGTGCAGAAACCTGGGAGGCGTAAAGAGGATTCAGAGCCACCCCTGACTAGAAGTCTACCCCCACTCCTGGCTTGGGataccacccccagcccccagagCAGGGTCGTGTGGGGAAGCTTTGCCACCTGTGCACTTTCTGGTAGGTCAGCCTGCCTTCAAGGCTTTTCCGttttctgtgtgaccttaggaagTTATTTAACTTATCtgtgctttagttttctcatctgtcaaacagCAATAATAGTACCCTCATCTGGGTCCTTacaagaattaaatgagctaataataGTATCCTCCTCTGGGCTctaataagaattaaatgagctaaacACGAAGTGCTTAGAATAATACCTggacacagagtaagcactcaataaactaATCAACTAAATAGTAATATTATTGCATGCTCTAGGGACATGGAAGGAGTGATATATATGACCAGACTCTGTCAGGGAAGGTATCCAGAGGATTGGACATCCAAGCTGGACCTTGAAGGGTAAATAGGAGTTCTCCAAGCAAGGAAGAAATTGCCCAATATTGTGattatttatcatcatcatcataatataGCTAACAttcatgtgccaggtactatactAAGCCCTTTACCTATATTACTtcatataatcctcacaacaactctaggaAGTGTGTATTATTATCTCtcttttacaggtaaagaaactgaggctcagagaggtaaggtaacttgcccaaagtctcacAGCTAGTAAGACACAGAGTCACCCATGCAGTCACCTGTAGTCACTACACTCCATAGCTGGATGTCTGTCTGGATTAGGCATTTTTAACGTGGTGGCCAGGGGCCATGGTCCCATATTTTTCTGGGAAGAAGGACCTTGGTTTTCTTCATGATTTCCTAAACAGCAGTCCTTGACCCCACAAATTAAGAACCACTACTCGAGCCTGGGTGGCTTGAAAAGTGCTGGCTAGCAGAAATCCCACAGAACTGCTACCATCTCACCATGTGATCGCACAGCCCTCAGTTATGTCTGTCAGATGAAGTTCAAAGATCCTATTCCCACAGGCCCTCCCCTCTCTTACCCCCTATTCCTAAGCTCCTGTTCAAGGGCAGCATCCCTGGCTAGGAGGAGGAAGATCAGGTTGCCTGGCCCCAGGAAGACAGCGGGTCAGTGGGAGgggatgagggaggaagggagctaTCAGACCCCAGGAGCCCTTAAAGATGAGCGCTAAGGGTTGGACCAGGACTCAAGCCCCCAATCAGTCCTTCCCTGGGTAAAGATGAGAAAGGAGACCCCCGGCTCCATGGAGACACCAAGGAGGTGGCTGTAGAtctgcccccctcccctcctcagccTACCTCAGGACTAGATCTGGGCTAGGGGCTGCTGGTCAGACACCCTGAATGTCCCTAAAGCTTAGCCCTCCACATCTTTCCCCTGAAGATCAACAGTTTTGCTGCTGAGCCCCTTATCGCCTTCCTCTAGGGATGTTTCCACACTTCCTATAGAACTCCGGGGGGGCATGTCCACATTCTACTCTGACTGCTAACCTACCCCGGGTATTTCTGTGCCTGTTGCTACCTCTCCCATTCCCTGGGAATGTTTTCACATTTGCCACAAAATCACCTAACCTGCATACCCTGACAATATTCCCACATTTGCAGACCCACAGTGGACTCCAGAAGGAAGTGCTCCCTGGGTGCTGGTGGGAGATCTACAGGGATTATGAAAGGTTGGGCCACCCCTACCTAGTGCCTGCCCGGCACAAGCCATATATCCCAACCCGTCTGTAGCCACAGGAGTTAGTGACTCAGTTACCAAAAATCCAGAAAGTTTGGCCCCTCCTGAAGGAAGGGAAGTTTGGGGCCTTGATGAGGCACACCCTCCTTCCAAGGACCTACTACTTCATTAGAGAAGATGAAAGGGAAGTGAAGAGCTGTTTCAGGACCAACATGTTCACCCAGCCCATTTTACAACCTGCAGGTCAGAGGACATAAGTCTGTCCAAAGCCAGCTAGATGGTGGCAGGGCAGACCTAGCCCCAGGTCACTGAGCATCCAGTCGAGAGTGTACACAGTAGGGAAATCCTCAGCAAACAATcccccaaaatataatgatgcaggGGAGATAGGGAGGCCAGACAGGAGTCAGACCTTGATCGAGTTACTGCCCCCCTCAGAGTCCCTCTGCCCACCCCTTTTATAAAGGGTCTGGGGTTCCTGGCCCCAAGATTCATTCTGTGTACcaagcctctctgggcctcctcaAATTATAGACAGATTGAGGTaagggaggctcagggaagggaagctccctgcccaaggtcacacagcaagtcagtgaCAGGGCCAGGAATAACAGCAGCACCAGCCAGCCAGCACCTGCCCCCTCACATGACCACTGGGGGAGCCTCTCAGATTTTCTTTCCCAGCCCTGCCAGCTTCCTGATTCTCACATTCCCAGCTCTGCTCCAGGGAGAACCATTCCCTTTAATAACTACAGCAGCTGTGCCCGGAATAGCACTTGAGCCCCAAGCCACCTCTACCCCAGCCCATCATTGAGCAAAGCCCAGGTTGGGATGGGGTTCCTGGTCCAGCCTCTAGGCCCATCGACTTGGAAAGTCAGAAGCTCTCTTTCTCCTACCTCTTCTCTGGCCCCTCTCTGTGAGCAGAGAGAGGGGCAGCACAAGCCTTGTAATCACCAGCACTTGGCCAGGTCAGTCCTTCCTAGCTGACAACTCTGGGAGTTAGGGAGGTGATGAAGGGCCAAACAGAGGAAACTCGTACCTCCCACCCCACTCCTACATCAGCCCTGGAGACACCCTGATGCAGCCATGACTCACCTTCCTGTGGTCAAAACAGCTGGGAAGCAGCAATTTTACTGGGCTCTAGGACTCCAGGGTACAGAGAGTCAGGGCCACAAAAGGGGACCCAATCTCCAGAGACCTCCTGGAAAAAGATCCAGGAGTGAGAAGACCTACCAGCCCTATCAAATTTGGATGGTGTTGAGCCTAAGGTAGAGTCTCCAATGGAAGGAGGATGTGTAACTTGTTACTAGTATTGAGCTCCTACTAGGTATGTGCCCGTGCCTAATGTGTCTGTCACTCACTCAGTAGTCATGACTCTAATTGGCTGCATGAGCTCAAGTAAGCCACTTCTCCTCtctcggcctcagtttccccttccgTGAAATGAGGTCTAAGATCCCTGTTTTGGGGTTGGGAGTGATGTTAGCTAAGGCGCTGCACACATGCCAGGGATTAGGAGGATGTTATTATGTTAGTCCCGGGGGGGCAGAGCCTGGAGCCGGAGGGAGGGGATTCCACCATCTGGCGCTGCCCCAACACCCTGGAGTTGGAGATACAAGCTGCCTCTGAACTCCTGACAACCCTCCCAACCTAGATCCAGCAGGGCCGTCCGAACCCCTCTCAAGTTGGCAAGGAGAAAATAGGGGATCAGAGGCCCGCCGCAGCCCCTGAACTAGCCCAGCAAACTGCCGAGGCCCCTCGGGTCCCGCTGCTTTTCAGCGTCCCTCACCCACCGGCCCAGCCCGGACCCAGCGCCCACCGGGTCACTGGAGGACAAGCGACCCgagcggggagggggcggggggggcggtgcCGGCCTTGGTGACGTCTCAATGTCATATGCAAATAGGGAGACGTCATGGTCTACCGGCGTGCGGCAGCCAATCGGGAGACCCGAATGCAGCCTCGGCGGCCGCCggcaaaaacagacaaagaccCGGGAGCAGGGGGCGCGGGGCGTGTCCCGGGGCGCGGGGAGCCCCCTGGCCGGAGCTGCTCCAGACTCACCTGGGGGCGAGGGCGGTGCTGTGGGCGCGGTGGCGCTGAGGTAGTTGTGCGGCGGAGCGTCCCAGGGTCGGCGGCTGATCACAGGCCGGGGCGCATCGCGGGGGCTGGGCGGAGAGGCGGCGGGGCTACGGGCCGGACGCTGCCGGCTGCTGCGCTCGCCCGCGGGGCTTTGAGTCTGTGCAGCGGCTGCTGGGCTCACGGCACAAATTGGAACGTTCAAACAGCTGATTGTGACGTCACAAAGGGGCCCGCCCGCCTCACGTCACCGGCCGGCGGAGCGGCGGCCAATCCCAGGCTGCGGatcccccctccctgccccctccacgGTTCGCTGGCTAGTGGCTCCTGCCCGGGAGCCCAGCTCCGAGCCTCCGGGGGCCGCCCCGAAAGGTGACTGCTGGGAGCTTGTACCCCCTGCCCCGGGCGACCCACAGACCTCTCAGTGAGGAGAGTCCTCACTCCTTCCTACGGGATCCCCATCTTCCTGCATTCCCTTCACATATCCCAGCGCCCTCACCTCTCCCACTCCCTCCATATCTTTTCACCTGCATCCTGTATCCAAATCCCCCAATCTGTACCCGCTTCTCAACTCCACACCACGTCCCTGCACCTCCATTCTCCCCACCACCTTTCTCCTTGCTCTCCCTCGCTTTTCTCTCTCATCTCCACCCCAACACATTCTCTGCTTTCCCACCTCATTTTTCCTCAGCTGGGCAGGCTTGAAAGGTGAGCGACATCCCTCTTTTCTGGTTCCGGAGGAGCACTCGGGAGTGTAGAAGAGTTGGTTAGGCTGACGGGAAATTTTGCAGAGTAGGACTTGGAGAGGAATTGCTCTGGGCTGAATAAACATTGACCTAGAGACTGTTCTGTACGGGAATATTTACACACCTTATTTAATCCACGTTGCTACTGGGGCTGGACAGAAGAGTGACAGGACAGGGATTATTAGTCCCGATTTTcacacggggaaactgaggctcacaaatCTCACTGTTAGTATGGTGATTCCTATTCAATAatgcatttaacaaacatttattgagtacctactgctGCCGCTGCCAGCCCACTAGCGGACACTTATTGAACAATTACTgagtcccaggcactgtgctatagTGCTTTATATGTGttttgatcttcacaacaaccccaaAAGGtgaatattatccccattttccagttgagaaaacagactcagagagcCTAAGTGACTTCCTAATGTCACAAAGTtgtagtaaatggcagagccaggatttgaactcagttcCTGGCCCCAGCCCTCTCCACTCTCTACATGCACCAGACTGCCTAAACCCCAGAGTGCTCCAGCCTCCCCAGGGAGACCTGGGCTCAGTCCTGACTGCCCcaaacttgctgtgtgatctcaAGGAAGTCATGTTACCTTTCTGAGCCCCAATTCCCTTATTGTCAAACTTAACATATCCAAGCTTCCTTCTGGAGATTCTTTCAAACACTCCACCCTCAGGATTCTGCCAATCACATGTCCTAAGCCCCCAGCTCTCCCAGTGGCCTGAGAAATGCCTGGGGAGAGACCACAAATATACATCCTCAGAATCTCTAGGGCCAGAGGTTCTGAGTCCTCTCTCAGTAGAGCAGGACTGGTGAGGGTGGGTCTGAGAGCTGCCCATCTGGCCCAACAGGAGGCAGGTGGTGAGCTAGGCCAGAGCTTCATGCTCTGGTGATAAAATCCTGTCCCAGCCTAGTTTGAAACCCCAGAGGGACTCCTCAGCCCTAGCAACCAGGAGAAGGAGCCAGGAATACCCAGAggctgctgggggaggagggagcagtgtTTTGGCCTTTGGAGTGGTGTCCCCAAAGTGTCCTCATTCCAGGCAACCCTGAGCCTCTGCCCATCACATCTACTTCCTGCTAACCTCATACCCTCTCTTGACCTCCTTGCTGACTTAAACTAAATAATCATTAACACACCTTTCCTGTCACACCACTTGCCTGCTCTAAAACCTTCTGTGGCTCCCAAAGTACCACACTCCTCACACAGCATTCATGGCCTTCTATGATCCAGCCCCAGTTCTCTCCAGCTTCATCTCCCTTCTTCTCCAACATGTGCCTTGTGTTAAGGTCAAACTCCTCTTTGTCTCTTCAACACTCTCCCACATCCACCCCTGCCTGGTATGCCCTTTTCAGGCCTTTCTGAATTCAGATCTTTCCTGTCTTCAAGATTCTACTCACCCCTTCTTCTAGGTAGCTTTCCTTGTCCCCACCCATGTGTCCAGAGCTACCTTGATGGACagtcatttatttgttcaataaacAGTAAGTGAAGATGACTAattgtgggtgtgtatgtgtcttACCAAGTGGATGATTGGCATCCCATGGGCAGAATCTTTGTCCACATACTCCCCCACCCAGCCTGCgctgggcctggcacagagtagactcCAATCAGATCAGCAGTTAGTGCTCAAGAAGAGTGGCTGGTACAGGAGTTGACACCTGGACCTTTTATCCTGGTACAGGACGCATTTTGTTGGGCATAGGTTTCTGGTTCCCCGAGCCCAGGGAAGGGGGCTCCTGACATACACTCTGATACCCTAAACAACCTGGATTCTGCTCCCAGCCTTAGCTGAACCCCGTGTACAGACTGCTAGGTCAGATCCCAGTCTTccatttctctgaagagtcaggGGTACCCATGGAAGTTGGGGGCTGGAGCCCAGTAGAATCCCTTCCTGAAACCCCTGGGACCCATCCCTCCTCACTACAGAGATTTATTATCAGGGCTGGAGGAAACCTCAGCTCTCAATTCATCCAAactcctcattttataggtggagaaactgaggcacactaAGGCACACAGAGCCCAAGGTACTTGCTTAGAATTATAGAGCAGCAGAGCCATCCACTGACCCTGGCCTGGGGGAGTGGGCTTAGTATTCTGGGACCCTGGCTTGGGCCTGGAGGCTGTAAAAAGGGGCAGTGGGCACCAGGCTGGGAGTAATCCTGGAGTCTCATTTCCAATCAGACATAGGGTGCCACTCCTGTGTACATACATGGATATGCATATGCATGGGCATCTATGTATACACATGAAGCATCCATGTACAgatatacacacatgtgcacatgagCTCACATCCATGGGGTTAACCCATCCAATCCCTGCCCAGATGTAAGCACTTGCTCAATTTTATGGGCCCCAGGTTTGAGGTCAAGAGGTCACCCTTCTATTCACCACTAAACCCTGGGGGCTTCCCAATGGCTTGGGGCCCCCCATTTCCAAGGGCAAAGATGTGTCAGCCTGGGTGTGTCCCTCACAGGACCTTGCGTGTACTCGAAGGTATGAGCCTGCTGGAGAACTGTCTCAccactcccctctcccccctTACTCCCTAAGCTAGAAGGCAAGGCTGAGAGGAAGCCAGTGGGTAGcttggaatctgagtcaaaaccaGTAAGCTCTGATCACTCTAGAAGCAGAGCTCTCCCCCTACCAGCCCCAGATCTACAGAGTTAAACAAATAATACTAATGATGAGATCATTGAGatttctatgtgccaggtactattctaagtCCTTACTTGTGTTGatgactcatttaatcttcacaataatcccCTAATGTAGGTAATATTCTTCtcgttttactgatgaagaaactgagacagagagggGAAGAAATTTAACTGGTAAAGCCAGCTAGGGCAGACATAATCCCCAAATTCCCTCAACAGATAGGCCTAGACCTTAACAAGGGGCCATATGCCCTGAACTCCTACTCAAAAAGATTTGTTGTTCAAGCCAGAGATGTCTGAATTGAGGGTaactgtggtgtgtgtgtgtgtgtgtgtgtgtgtgtgcatacacaccaTGAAAAAGACCCTGGTCTGATTGTCAGTAAATCCAGATTTCAACCCTGGTTCTATCAATCCTGGCCTCACTGCctggccctgggcaagtcactttctttgtctgaacctcagtttccccatctgcaaaatggctgGCTCCACACTCCCTAAATAGTACCTCCAGTCCCAATCTCCAGGCATCCAAGTTTGTTTGTGTGAACTGTGCTTAATGCCCCTGACAAGGAGGAGGTGATGGTCAGGACAGGATTCATTTCAAGAAGAGGAGATGGGTGGCAGGAAGCCAAATGCCTGGCTTAGTTTTAGTCCATCTGCTCATGGTGTGAGGGTAGGGTGTGACTTTGGGGCTCCATGGGTATGTATGTGAGTATGAACAAGTACCTGAGTGAGCTGCTCTGGTGTGAGTGCCCTGCATGAATTCCCACATTTGGAACTTTTGAAGGAAAATGGTCCCTCAAGCTCTGAGACTGGAGAGGAGAGTGTGGACAGTGGGGTTCCCTCGTGCTGCACCAGCCACTGTTCTAGGAGCAAATGGACTCCCTGAAGCTTAAAccactgccatttcctgatctctGCTTTTCGTTGGCTCCCTACCACCTCCAGGCTGAAAATTATACTACTAGCCAGGCCCTCTCTCATgtacctggtacacagtaagcacttaGTAAGTGCTGTGAGTGAAGCTGCCCTCACCCACTCTTTTAGCCTTCTCtgtcaacacacataca
Protein-coding sequences here:
- the TP53INP2 gene encoding tumor protein p53-inducible nuclear protein 2 isoform X1, which produces MFQRLTSLFFSNPPPTEDPDCPRAYVSEEDEVDGWLIIDLPDSYAAPPSPGAAPAPAGRPPPAPSLMDESWFVTPPACFTAEGPGLGPARLQSSPLEDLLIEHPSMSVYVTGSTIVLEPGPPSPHPDAALPDGDLSDGELAPARREPRALHHAAAPLPARAALLEKAGQARRLQRARQRAERHALSAKVVQRQNRARESRPRRPKHQGSFVYQPCQRQFNY
- the TP53INP2 gene encoding tumor protein p53-inducible nuclear protein 2 isoform X2, translated to MFQRLTSLFFSNPPPTEDPDCPRAYVSEEDEVDGWLIIDLPEGPGLGPARLQSSPLEDLLIEHPSMSVYVTGSTIVLEPGPPSPHPDAALPDGDLSDGELAPARREPRALHHAAAPLPARAALLEKAGQARRLQRARQRAERHALSAKVVQRQNRARESRPRRPKHQGSFVYQPCQRQFNY